In Camelus dromedarius isolate mCamDro1 chromosome 4, mCamDro1.pat, whole genome shotgun sequence, the following are encoded in one genomic region:
- the DLX2 gene encoding homeobox protein DLX-2 translates to MTGVFDSLVADMHSTQITASTTYHQHQQPPSGGGAGPGGSNSSSLHKPQESPTLPVSTATDSSYYTNQQHPAGGGGSGGSPYAHMGSYQYHASGLSNVPYSAKSGYDLGYTAAYTSYAPYGTSSSPANNEPEKEDLEPEIRIVNGKPKKVRKPRTIYSSFQLAALQRRFQKTQYLALPERAELAASLGLTQTQVKIWFQNRRSKFKKMWKSGEIPSEQHPGASASPPCASPPSSAPASWDFGVQQRMAGSGGPGSGGSGAGSTGSSPSSAASAFLGNYPWYHQASGSGSHLQAPAPLLHPTQTQQPHHHHHHHHGSGGAPVSAGTIF, encoded by the exons ATGACTGGAGTCTTTGACAGTCTGGTAGCTGATATGCACTCGACCCAGATTACGGCCTCCACTACGTACCACCAGCACCAGCAGCCCCCGAGCGGCGGCGGCGCTGGCCCCGgcggcagcaacagcagcagcctCCACAAGCCCCAGGAGTCGCCCACCCTCCCGGTGTCCACAGCTACCGACAGCAGCTACTATACCAACCAGCAGCAcccggcgggcggcggcggcagtgGGGGCTCGCCCTACGCGCACATGGGTTCCTACCAGTACCACGCCAGCGGCCTCAGCAACGTCCCTTATTCCGCCAAGAGCGGCTACGACCTGGGCTACACCGCCGCCTACACCTCCTACGCGCCCTACGGGACCAGTTCGTCCCCAGCAAACAACGAACCTG AGAAAGAGGACCTCGAGCCTGAAATCCGGATAGTAAACGGGAAGCCAAAGAAAGTCCGGAAACCCCGAACCATCTACTCCAGTTTCCAGCTGGCGGCTCTTCAGCGGCGTTTCCAAAAGACTCAATACCTGGCACTGCCCGAGCGAGCCGAACTGGCGGCGTCTCTGGGCCTCACACAGACTCAG GTCAAAATCTGGTTCCAGAACCGCCGATCCAAGTTCAAGAAGATGTGGAAGAGCGGTGAGATCCCTTCGGAGCAGCACCCAGGGGCTAGCGCCTCGCCACCTTGTGCTTCTCCACCGTCCTCGGCGCCGGCCTCCTGGGACTTCGGCGTGCAGCAGCGGATGGCGGGCAGCGGCGGCCcgggcagcggcggcagcggcgcgGGGAGCACGGGCTCTAGCCCGAGCAGCGCGGCCTCGGCTTTCCTGGGCAACTACCCGTGGTACCACCAGGCCTCGGGCTCCGGCTCGCACCTGCAGGCCCCGGCGCCACTGCTGCACCCGACGCAGACCCAGCAGccgcaccaccaccaccatcaccaccacggCAGCGGGGGCGCCCCGGTGAGCGCGGGGACGATTTTCTAA